In Neisseria brasiliensis, the following proteins share a genomic window:
- the gloB gene encoding hydroxyacylglutathione hydrolase, with protein sequence MKITPVKAFNDNYIWMIQEGNLAVCIDPGDATPVLKFLVNNRLMLAQTWITHHHDDHRGGAAALWRTFLESPVYGNSDIPEATHRAEAGLQIPFGDGLTTVWATPGHTSHHLSYLFETSDGLHVFCGDTLFSAGCGRVFTGTIEELFDSFLRFNQLPENTLFYPAHEYTASNLRFAAHIEPDNADIQTALREAESASAPTLPVTLLHERKVNPFLRVGLPQVWERVESLSGKKLDTELEVFAALRELKNQF encoded by the coding sequence ATGAAAATCACCCCAGTCAAAGCATTCAACGACAACTATATTTGGATGATTCAAGAAGGCAATCTGGCCGTCTGTATCGATCCGGGCGATGCCACGCCTGTCTTGAAATTTCTGGTCAACAACCGCCTGATGCTCGCGCAAACATGGATTACCCACCACCATGACGACCACCGCGGCGGCGCAGCGGCCTTATGGCGCACATTTTTAGAATCACCGGTTTACGGCAACAGTGACATTCCCGAAGCCACCCACCGCGCCGAAGCCGGTTTGCAGATTCCGTTTGGCGACGGCTTGACCACTGTTTGGGCCACGCCCGGCCACACCAGCCATCATTTAAGCTATCTGTTTGAAACTTCAGACGGCCTGCATGTTTTCTGCGGCGATACCTTATTCAGCGCAGGTTGCGGCCGCGTGTTCACTGGCACGATTGAAGAATTGTTCGACAGCTTCCTGCGTTTCAACCAATTGCCGGAAAACACCTTGTTTTACCCTGCACACGAATACACGGCCTCCAACTTACGCTTTGCCGCCCACATCGAGCCGGACAACGCCGACATTCAGACGGCCTTGCGCGAAGCCGAATCCGCCAGTGCCCCGACCTTGCCGGTAACACTGTTGCACGAGCGCAAAGTCAATCCGTTTTTACGCGTCGGCTTGCCACAGGTTTGGGAACGCGTAGAAAGCTTGAGCGGCAAAAAATTGGATACCGAATTGGAAGTGTTTGCCGCCTTACGTGAATTGAAGAATCAATTTTAA